A region of Streptomyces sp. WMMC500 DNA encodes the following proteins:
- a CDS encoding DUF6851 domain-containing protein, which produces MTTSGHTSPAGTPLSRRSLVVGGASAVALSQLAFARTAGAASEEPPELLDLDKDNYVKWAQPGDDQAGQVPSLQFIGPMDATVFLWTNRAAMLAAFDALAPYHETALGIHSRIPRRPSSESTTNRNMNIAVIYAQHGIWKRLLPENVGALQQLMTALGLDPMDESENLTSPIGIGNVAAASVWKFLESDGMNLLGDEGGRKYNRQPWSDYTGFEPVNTPYRVVNPSRWQPLLGPHNGRRLGGGPGDLGIYVGQHFVTPQAARTKPHIFDDPSRFRIDPPRHSDHTNARAYKRSVDEVLEASATLTDERKVLAEIMDNKLWGIGHSSIVIARKRDEDNHMGVHGWAQWVLQSILATFDTLIADWYLKAKYNAVRPITAVRHVYGKSKITAWGGPGMGTVDDIRADEWTSYLPTGDHPEYPSGSTTLCAAGSQNTRRFFGDDVLDWKFVFPAGTSLAEPGVTPARDIEVHFPTWTDFDKACAQSRVDGGVHFKKTVERSIRFGEQFGDLTHEFVQRQVRGEVKD; this is translated from the coding sequence ATGACGACGTCCGGTCACACTTCTCCCGCAGGCACCCCGTTAAGCCGCCGATCACTGGTGGTCGGCGGCGCCTCGGCCGTGGCACTCTCCCAGTTGGCCTTCGCCCGCACGGCCGGTGCCGCGAGCGAGGAGCCGCCCGAACTCCTCGACCTGGACAAGGACAACTACGTCAAGTGGGCCCAGCCCGGCGACGACCAGGCCGGCCAGGTGCCCAGCCTGCAGTTCATCGGCCCGATGGATGCGACGGTCTTCCTCTGGACGAACCGCGCGGCGATGCTGGCGGCGTTCGACGCGCTCGCGCCGTACCACGAGACCGCGCTCGGCATCCACTCCCGGATTCCGCGCCGCCCCTCCAGTGAGTCCACCACCAACCGGAACATGAACATAGCCGTCATCTACGCCCAGCACGGCATCTGGAAACGTCTGCTGCCGGAGAACGTGGGTGCTCTGCAGCAGTTGATGACCGCGCTCGGCCTGGACCCCATGGACGAGTCGGAGAACCTGACCAGCCCGATCGGCATCGGCAACGTGGCCGCCGCATCGGTCTGGAAGTTCCTGGAGAGCGACGGCATGAACCTCCTCGGCGACGAGGGGGGCCGCAAGTACAACCGCCAGCCGTGGAGTGACTACACCGGCTTCGAGCCGGTGAACACGCCCTACCGGGTGGTCAACCCCTCACGCTGGCAGCCGCTGCTCGGCCCCCACAACGGCCGTCGTCTCGGTGGCGGCCCGGGCGACCTGGGCATCTACGTCGGCCAGCACTTCGTGACCCCGCAGGCCGCCAGGACCAAGCCGCACATCTTCGACGACCCCAGCCGGTTCCGGATCGACCCGCCCCGGCACAGCGACCACACCAACGCCCGCGCCTACAAGCGCTCCGTGGACGAGGTCCTGGAGGCGTCGGCCACGCTCACCGACGAGCGCAAGGTGCTCGCCGAGATCATGGACAACAAGCTCTGGGGCATCGGCCACTCGTCCATCGTCATCGCCCGCAAGCGCGACGAGGACAACCACATGGGTGTGCACGGCTGGGCCCAGTGGGTCCTCCAGAGCATTCTGGCGACCTTCGACACACTGATCGCCGACTGGTACCTCAAGGCCAAGTACAACGCCGTGCGGCCGATCACGGCGGTCCGGCACGTGTACGGCAAGAGCAAGATCACCGCCTGGGGTGGGCCGGGCATGGGCACGGTCGACGACATCCGCGCCGACGAGTGGACCAGCTACCTGCCGACGGGCGACCACCCGGAGTACCCGTCGGGTTCCACGACGCTCTGTGCCGCCGGGTCGCAGAACACGCGGCGCTTCTTCGGCGACGACGTGCTGGACTGGAAGTTCGTCTTCCCTGCCGGCACGTCGCTGGCGGAGCCCGGGGTCACCCCCGCCAGGGACATCGAGGTGCACTTTCCCACGTGGACGGACTTCGACAAGGCGTGTGCCCAGAGCCGGGTGGACGGCGGCGTCCACTTCAAGAAGACGGTCGAGCGGTCGATCAGGTTCGGTGAACAGTTCGGCGACCTGACCCACGAGTTCGTCCAGCGGCAGGTCAGGGGCGAGGTCAAGGACTGA
- a CDS encoding FAD-binding oxidoreductase, which yields MRKHLKGDVVLPSDQEYAYAKQGVLVEFDTVTPRAVVYCESARDVSTAVKFAGDNDIPVHTRSGGHSLSGWSTGQGMILDVSRLDHVAAGRRTVRLGPGIQSVDVLAELAPYDRQVVTGTCATIRMGGYISGGGIGFQVRKFGYGSDRLVSAQVVLSNGRVVRASEEEHSDLFWALRGGGGGNFGVVTDFEVRPVAAPSVVSFDSTWPWEKAQEIITAWQEWCYHGPRDLGSTLTVLLSNGAPGNVPIIRIHGAYHGPKSECERLLNELAATSGATPSLHVVELPYDKGMKAVYGCEQFTLAECHRAGSNPDARIQRTPFLRERTRLLDRPTGSSGVADLLATYEANRRPGHTTYLYFTSLGGAGKDVPRDQTAFVHRGAEFFVACASLLPDPQPPAEEAEAAMVWPTRGFDVIDPLSSGESYLGFPNPDLEDWRESYYAENYSRLVSVKRRYDAPNFFRHPQSIGS from the coding sequence TTGCGCAAGCATCTGAAGGGCGACGTGGTGCTGCCCTCAGACCAGGAATACGCCTATGCCAAGCAAGGCGTTCTGGTGGAGTTCGACACCGTGACGCCCCGGGCGGTCGTCTACTGCGAGTCGGCCCGGGACGTGAGCACGGCCGTCAAGTTCGCCGGTGACAACGACATACCGGTGCACACCCGCAGCGGCGGGCACAGTCTGAGCGGCTGGTCCACCGGCCAGGGCATGATCCTCGACGTCTCGCGGCTGGACCACGTCGCGGCGGGCAGGCGCACGGTGCGGCTCGGGCCCGGGATACAGAGCGTCGACGTGCTGGCCGAGCTCGCGCCCTATGACAGGCAGGTGGTCACGGGCACCTGCGCCACCATACGCATGGGCGGCTACATATCGGGCGGGGGCATAGGCTTTCAGGTACGGAAGTTCGGCTACGGCAGCGACCGCCTCGTCTCGGCCCAGGTGGTCCTCTCCAACGGCCGCGTCGTGCGCGCCTCCGAGGAGGAGCACTCCGACCTCTTCTGGGCCCTGCGCGGCGGCGGCGGTGGCAACTTCGGCGTGGTCACCGACTTCGAGGTACGTCCGGTGGCAGCCCCCAGCGTGGTGTCCTTCGACTCCACCTGGCCGTGGGAGAAGGCCCAGGAGATCATCACGGCCTGGCAGGAGTGGTGCTACCACGGCCCGCGCGACCTGGGTTCGACCCTGACCGTGCTGCTGAGCAACGGCGCCCCGGGCAATGTGCCGATCATCAGGATCCACGGCGCCTACCACGGGCCGAAGTCGGAGTGCGAGCGGCTCCTGAACGAGCTGGCCGCCACGTCGGGCGCCACGCCCAGTCTCCATGTGGTCGAGCTTCCGTACGACAAGGGGATGAAAGCGGTCTACGGCTGCGAGCAGTTCACGCTGGCCGAGTGCCACCGCGCCGGCTCGAACCCGGATGCCAGAATCCAGCGCACCCCCTTCCTCAGGGAGCGGACCCGGCTGCTCGACCGCCCCACGGGCAGCTCCGGGGTGGCCGACCTGCTCGCCACCTACGAGGCCAACCGCAGGCCGGGGCACACCACGTACCTGTACTTCACGTCGCTCGGTGGCGCCGGCAAGGACGTCCCCCGCGACCAGACCGCTTTCGTGCACCGCGGCGCGGAGTTCTTCGTGGCCTGCGCGTCCCTGCTGCCCGACCCGCAGCCGCCCGCGGAGGAGGCCGAGGCCGCCATGGTGTGGCCCACCCGGGGCTTCGACGTCATCGACCCGCTCTCCAGTGGAGAGTCCTATCTCGGCTTCCCCAACCCGGACCTGGAGGACTGGCGGGAGTCGTACTACGCCGAGAACTACTCCCGACTGGTTTCGGTGAAGCGCCGGTACGACGCGCCGAACTTCTTCCGGCACCCGCAGAGCATCGGTAGCTGA
- a CDS encoding DUF3710 domain-containing protein: MRPLARDGAHGPWDAAEPFHPRVRRLDLGTLLVADVNGVTLRPEQRGQEVGAVTFVFEKSALQLQLFHAAEAGDGMTCAAA; this comes from the coding sequence ATGCGTCCTCTTGCCCGGGACGGCGCTCACGGGCCGTGGGATGCTGCGGAGCCGTTCCATCCCCGGGTCAGACGACTGGATCTCGGTACGCTCCTCGTGGCCGACGTCAACGGCGTTACCCTGCGCCCCGAGCAGCGTGGTCAGGAAGTCGGGGCCGTCACATTCGTCTTCGAGAAGTCGGCTCTCCAGCTACAGCTCTTTCATGCTGCCGAAGCGGGGGATGGGATGACGTGCGCGGCCGCTTGA
- a CDS encoding CYTH and CHAD domain-containing protein: protein MAQAKQETERKYAAAAAEGIPWLPELTAVHPVASLADAGMQELDAVHYDTEDLRLTRTGASLRRRTGGTDAGWHLKLPLEGDSREEIQAPPSSQDVPAELRELVLSRTRGAPLRPVVRIRSTRCLHRLLDADGDLLAELSMDAVHAESLLESGGHAVWTEMEVELADGGDPALLDDVEEVLRRNGVERADSPAKAVRALAEAAGLPQRTPKKRRVLAAGSAGDHVLAYLDRMAAKLRDLDPAVRRDTPDAVHQMRTTARRLRNCLRSYRSVLDRDVTDPIRRDLRWLARALGAERDHEVLNERLASGVRELPGELVRGPVAARLQAWDVAQRAEGRRRTLDALASPRYLELLNRLAALTDAPPLRPKAAGKPKKVLVKALLKEYDRLAERMDRALQMPPGPERDAAIHHARKTAKRLRYAAETADPALGKPAQRLRKRAKAVQQVSGDQHDSVVAREALLRMAVSAHAAGETAFTWGLLYGEERATAGARERQLPEAWARVHPAARRKALRG, encoded by the coding sequence ATGGCCCAGGCGAAGCAGGAGACGGAGCGCAAGTACGCCGCGGCAGCGGCCGAGGGCATCCCCTGGCTGCCCGAGCTGACCGCCGTGCACCCGGTCGCCTCGCTGGCAGACGCCGGGATGCAGGAGCTGGACGCCGTCCACTACGACACCGAGGATCTGCGGCTGACCCGCACGGGCGCGTCACTGCGCCGCAGAACCGGCGGCACCGACGCCGGCTGGCACCTGAAGCTGCCCCTGGAGGGCGACAGCCGGGAGGAGATCCAGGCCCCGCCGTCGTCGCAGGACGTCCCCGCGGAGCTACGGGAACTCGTTCTGTCCCGCACCCGCGGCGCGCCGCTGCGGCCGGTGGTGCGGATCCGCTCCACCCGCTGCCTGCACCGCCTCCTCGACGCCGACGGCGACCTGCTGGCCGAGCTGAGCATGGACGCGGTGCACGCCGAATCGCTGCTGGAGTCCGGCGGGCACGCGGTGTGGACGGAGATGGAGGTCGAGCTCGCCGACGGCGGCGACCCCGCGCTCCTGGACGACGTCGAGGAGGTGCTGCGCAGGAACGGCGTCGAACGCGCCGACAGCCCGGCCAAGGCGGTCCGCGCCCTGGCCGAGGCCGCGGGCCTGCCGCAGCGGACGCCGAAGAAGCGCCGCGTGCTCGCCGCGGGGTCGGCCGGCGACCACGTGCTCGCCTACCTGGACCGGATGGCCGCGAAGCTCAGGGACCTCGACCCGGCCGTCCGGCGCGACACGCCCGACGCGGTGCATCAGATGCGCACCACGGCCCGCCGCCTGCGCAACTGCCTGCGCTCCTACCGCTCCGTCCTCGATCGTGACGTCACCGATCCGATCCGCCGCGACCTGCGGTGGCTGGCCCGGGCGCTCGGTGCGGAGCGCGACCACGAAGTGCTCAACGAGCGGCTGGCCTCCGGTGTACGGGAGCTGCCCGGCGAGCTGGTACGCGGCCCGGTCGCCGCACGGCTGCAGGCCTGGGACGTGGCGCAGCGGGCCGAAGGCCGCCGGCGCACCCTCGACGCGCTCGCCTCGCCCCGCTACCTGGAGCTGCTGAACCGGCTGGCGGCGCTGACCGACGCTCCGCCGCTGCGCCCCAAGGCCGCCGGGAAGCCCAAGAAGGTACTGGTCAAGGCCCTCCTCAAGGAGTACGACCGGCTCGCCGAACGCATGGACCGCGCGCTGCAGATGCCCCCCGGGCCCGAACGCGACGCCGCGATCCACCACGCCCGCAAGACCGCCAAGCGACTCCGGTACGCCGCGGAGACCGCCGATCCGGCCCTGGGCAAGCCCGCGCAGCGGCTCCGCAAGCGCGCCAAGGCCGTCCAGCAGGTGAGCGGCGACCAGCACGACAGCGTCGTGGCCCGCGAAGCCCTGCTCCGCATGGCGGTCTCCGCGCACGCGGCGGGCGAGACCGCCTTCACCTGGGGGCTGCTGTACGGGGAGGAGCGGGCCACGGCCGGCGCACGGGAGAGGCAGCTCCCCGAGGCGTGGGCCCGGGTGCACCCGGCGGCTCGGCGCAAGGCCCTGCGCGGCTGA
- a CDS encoding C45 family peptidase, whose protein sequence is MTFQAIEVGDGGDGRWAAYARALWQEMEGLLTEEGRTSQGADRVRALFRAHMPELVPVLDRLAGQLDRPEADVFLTHAALRPFSPSCTQIGQSGTLLRNYDLRPDQCEGTIVSSCLLRPVIGMQDMLWGLQDGMNDAGLAVSLTWGGRSVYGRGFAILIVVRYLLETCDTVDEAVGRLRSLPVAVPQNLTLVDPAKAVTVFVGPDMSPTMAPDACAANHQHLPVTDEQERALQTQERLRAIRAAGANVAAMQKPPLYRSVDEQGSRTLYTARYRPVEGRVTYYWPGESWQQSFGDFVPGARTVTLGQAS, encoded by the coding sequence ATGACCTTCCAGGCGATCGAGGTCGGCGACGGCGGCGACGGGCGGTGGGCCGCCTACGCCCGGGCCCTGTGGCAGGAGATGGAGGGCCTGCTGACCGAGGAGGGCCGGACTTCCCAGGGCGCGGACCGTGTTCGGGCGCTGTTCCGTGCACACATGCCGGAACTGGTCCCGGTGCTGGACCGCCTGGCCGGCCAACTCGACCGGCCCGAGGCGGACGTCTTCCTCACCCACGCGGCACTGCGGCCGTTCTCCCCATCCTGCACCCAGATCGGCCAGAGCGGCACTCTGCTGCGCAACTATGACCTACGGCCCGATCAGTGCGAGGGCACCATCGTCTCCTCCTGCCTCCTGCGCCCCGTGATCGGGATGCAGGACATGCTGTGGGGCTTGCAGGACGGGATGAACGACGCCGGTCTCGCGGTCTCGCTCACCTGGGGCGGACGTTCCGTCTACGGACGCGGCTTCGCCATTCTCATCGTGGTGCGCTACCTGCTGGAGACGTGCGACACCGTCGATGAGGCGGTCGGCAGGCTGCGGTCCCTGCCGGTCGCCGTCCCACAGAACCTCACCCTTGTCGATCCCGCGAAGGCGGTGACGGTGTTCGTGGGGCCGGACATGTCGCCGACGATGGCGCCGGATGCCTGCGCCGCCAATCACCAGCACCTGCCGGTGACCGACGAGCAGGAGCGGGCCTTGCAGACGCAGGAGCGGCTGCGCGCCATTCGCGCCGCCGGCGCAAACGTGGCGGCGATGCAGAAGCCGCCGCTGTATCGATCCGTCGACGAGCAGGGGTCGAGAACCCTCTACACAGCCCGCTACCGGCCCGTCGAGGGCCGTGTGACGTACTACTGGCCCGGTGAGTCCTGGCAGCAGTCCTTCGGTGACTTCGTACCCGGAGCCCGCACCGTGACCTTGGGCCAGGCCAGTTGA
- a CDS encoding BNR-4 repeat-containing protein, whose amino-acid sequence MGRRRLLTAAALAPAAALLGPAARPQAAPAAPTAPVLVPYPMDSSNQAAWWTPVATYRGAGEYTYFAFDEPGSSAGTHRVAIARRDPAGQWTRIPVMRGGAQAEFTDDLGHNQPSIARDGSGRFHVFASMHNNPWRYFRSDTTGSAPVDHSADLPDQGAGVTYPVVATAPDGDVWLIARIDEADRRTGRLYRWHDAESRWSRAAVFAGAADRAVYPDDLQFDTAGNVHLLFQWSRFPSSAFRHELSYLKYAPATGAFTDSRGAAVAAPVSPATADVLQPLGAGEVYSSDNTYTGPAVQSAKLALNGAAPRVAYRYRPTDGGTFQVRYAYPQGTAWARQMVHGGSGTRAALGITWDADEGKRVYYVTESGADHAFVATESGGAWTAATVAPGLPVDRLAVRRNASGQDVLYLVDTAGGRLFYGRND is encoded by the coding sequence ATGGGTCGACGGCGCCTGCTGACTGCCGCCGCGCTCGCCCCGGCCGCCGCGCTCCTCGGCCCCGCCGCCCGGCCGCAGGCCGCCCCCGCAGCCCCCACCGCCCCGGTCCTGGTGCCGTATCCGATGGACTCCTCCAACCAGGCCGCCTGGTGGACGCCGGTCGCCACCTACCGCGGCGCCGGCGAGTACACCTACTTCGCCTTCGACGAGCCGGGCTCCTCCGCGGGCACACACCGGGTCGCGATCGCCCGCCGCGACCCGGCGGGGCAATGGACCCGCATCCCGGTCATGCGGGGCGGCGCACAGGCCGAGTTCACGGACGACCTCGGCCACAACCAGCCGTCGATCGCCCGGGACGGCAGCGGCAGGTTCCACGTCTTCGCCTCGATGCACAACAACCCCTGGCGGTACTTCCGCTCGGACACCACCGGCTCCGCCCCCGTCGACCACTCCGCCGACCTGCCCGACCAGGGCGCCGGAGTCACGTATCCGGTGGTGGCCACGGCCCCCGACGGCGACGTGTGGCTGATCGCCCGGATCGACGAGGCGGACCGCCGCACAGGCAGGCTCTACCGGTGGCACGACGCCGAGTCGCGGTGGAGCAGGGCCGCGGTCTTCGCCGGCGCAGCGGACCGCGCCGTCTACCCGGACGACCTGCAGTTCGACACGGCCGGGAACGTACACCTGCTCTTCCAGTGGAGCCGCTTCCCGTCCTCGGCGTTCCGGCACGAGCTGTCGTACCTGAAGTACGCCCCGGCCACCGGCGCGTTCACCGACTCCCGGGGCGCCGCCGTCGCCGCGCCCGTCTCCCCCGCCACCGCCGACGTGCTCCAGCCCCTCGGCGCCGGCGAGGTCTACAGCAGCGACAACACCTACACCGGGCCGGCCGTGCAGAGCGCGAAGCTCGCCCTCAACGGCGCGGCGCCCAGGGTCGCGTACCGCTACCGGCCGACAGACGGGGGCACCTTCCAGGTCCGCTACGCCTACCCCCAAGGCACCGCATGGGCCCGCCAGATGGTGCACGGCGGATCCGGGACCCGCGCGGCGCTCGGCATCACCTGGGACGCGGACGAGGGCAAGCGCGTCTACTACGTCACCGAGTCCGGCGCCGACCACGCGTTCGTCGCCACCGAGTCGGGCGGCGCATGGACCGCCGCGACCGTCGCCCCCGGCCTGCCGGTCGACCGCCTCGCGGTCCGCCGCAACGCGAGCGGGCAGGACGTGCTGTACCTGGTGGACACGGCGGGCGGGCGGCTCTTCTACGGCCGCAACGACTAG
- a CDS encoding NACHT domain-containing protein yields the protein MAGGVFLGAGSGRRRLVVGTYVMLTACGLAAMGWGLHRGTDVATVSNVAGIVSSLLGMLGVLAVWARRPAVDAAVIGAAADNLALVVLAQHRGRREQLLGAEYRAIDVTFRYVPEPGRNAEHADERGSFTAVGAYYTQLQPRRLVITGEPGAGKTLLAVELVVQLLEERPSGGAVPLVFSLPAWDTDKPLTDWLAAEVALSYGLPLTLARALVEHDRIVPVLDGLDEMDAAGRLPERAEAALGQLNRYHRDLVLTCRIGQYAALRGRRRRLWDCAVVDLDVVSAAQVHDYLSGRSPDRERWRAVLEDIRQRGDGALAVTLTTPWLLALASSVALAEESPAILERFVGVAAEPTGARELQQTLVRQCIPALTALHPSTTGRPAAAPGPAVPGSGPAVSGGLAGRGRRAGRRYDSAAVESWCAHLARFLRDTGGRSLAGRVMSGTDMVPHYLWPISGLRAPRLVTAAVTVALWVPLLVTGSLLVARQGHFPHPGTAGVLLVCTVPVLSVWGALSHWLVPRRIFFDRLLTPGGALRFGLGLFLGCVLGLNAALAFAPGFGLLFCAGFCGVFALGLATAVRWDIHLPAALVGAGLSAIGLCAAAGAVSTQLGVSGALVSGLGTGCVALYVAVKAGVAGARRYGGGLPDVAAEAFSPHAALRYDIAAGLIAGTVTATVAFFVGWQAAWVAAPPPLAAVLALTAFLAAGPGFVSETSRRYLAMLLTTRGRLPWRLGRFLAWAHAAGILRTASTAYQFRHHQLQQWLAR from the coding sequence ATGGCAGGTGGGGTGTTCCTCGGTGCGGGCAGCGGGCGGCGCCGGCTGGTGGTCGGCACGTACGTCATGCTCACCGCCTGCGGACTCGCGGCCATGGGCTGGGGTCTGCATCGCGGCACCGATGTGGCGACCGTCAGCAACGTGGCGGGCATCGTGAGTTCGCTCCTGGGCATGCTGGGGGTGCTGGCGGTCTGGGCGCGCCGCCCGGCGGTGGACGCCGCCGTCATCGGTGCCGCCGCCGACAACCTCGCGCTGGTGGTGCTGGCTCAGCACCGGGGGCGCCGCGAGCAGTTGCTCGGCGCGGAGTACCGGGCGATCGACGTCACCTTCCGGTACGTACCGGAGCCGGGCCGCAACGCCGAACACGCGGATGAACGGGGCAGCTTCACCGCCGTCGGCGCGTACTACACACAGCTTCAGCCCCGCCGGCTGGTGATCACCGGGGAGCCCGGGGCGGGCAAGACGCTGCTGGCAGTGGAGCTGGTGGTGCAGTTGCTCGAGGAGCGCCCGAGCGGCGGCGCGGTGCCCTTGGTGTTCTCGCTGCCGGCGTGGGACACCGACAAGCCGCTGACCGACTGGCTGGCCGCAGAGGTCGCGCTCTCCTACGGCCTGCCGCTGACGCTGGCCCGGGCGCTGGTCGAGCACGACCGCATCGTCCCGGTGCTGGACGGCCTGGACGAGATGGACGCCGCCGGCCGGCTGCCCGAGCGCGCGGAGGCGGCGCTCGGGCAGCTCAACCGGTACCACCGCGACCTCGTGCTGACCTGCCGGATCGGCCAGTACGCCGCGCTGCGGGGCAGGCGGCGCCGGTTGTGGGACTGTGCCGTGGTCGACCTCGACGTCGTCTCGGCGGCGCAGGTCCACGACTATCTGTCCGGCCGCTCCCCCGACCGTGAGCGCTGGCGGGCGGTCCTGGAAGACATCCGGCAGCGCGGCGACGGCGCGCTGGCCGTCACGCTCACCACTCCCTGGCTGCTGGCGCTGGCGTCGTCGGTGGCGCTGGCCGAGGAGAGCCCGGCGATATTGGAGCGGTTCGTCGGCGTCGCCGCGGAGCCCACCGGCGCCCGGGAGCTCCAGCAGACGCTGGTGCGGCAGTGCATCCCGGCGCTGACGGCGCTGCATCCCTCCACCACCGGGCGGCCCGCGGCCGCTCCGGGCCCCGCGGTCCCCGGCTCCGGTCCCGCTGTCTCCGGTGGCCTTGCCGGCCGCGGCCGCAGGGCCGGCCGCCGCTACGACAGCGCGGCCGTGGAGTCCTGGTGCGCGCATCTGGCTCGCTTCTTGCGGGACACCGGCGGGCGCAGCCTGGCGGGCCGGGTCATGTCCGGCACCGACATGGTCCCCCACTACCTCTGGCCCATCTCCGGATTGCGCGCGCCGCGGTTGGTCACCGCGGCGGTGACGGTGGCGCTGTGGGTCCCCCTGCTGGTCACCGGGAGCTTGTTGGTGGCACGCCAGGGCCACTTCCCGCATCCGGGGACCGCCGGAGTGCTGCTGGTCTGCACCGTTCCGGTGCTCTCCGTCTGGGGCGCGCTGAGCCACTGGCTGGTGCCCCGGCGGATCTTCTTCGACCGGCTGCTGACCCCGGGCGGCGCGCTCCGCTTCGGCCTGGGCCTCTTCCTGGGGTGCGTGCTCGGTCTGAACGCCGCCCTGGCGTTCGCGCCGGGTTTCGGGCTGCTGTTCTGCGCCGGCTTCTGCGGCGTGTTCGCCCTCGGCCTGGCCACGGCCGTGCGCTGGGACATCCACCTGCCGGCCGCGCTGGTCGGCGCCGGGCTCAGCGCGATCGGGCTGTGCGCCGCCGCGGGCGCCGTCAGCACGCAGCTCGGCGTCTCCGGCGCACTGGTCAGCGGGCTCGGCACCGGCTGCGTGGCGCTGTACGTCGCGGTCAAGGCCGGTGTGGCCGGCGCCCGCCGGTACGGCGGGGGGCTACCCGACGTCGCGGCCGAGGCGTTCTCCCCGCACGCCGCGCTGCGCTACGACATCGCCGCAGGTCTTATCGCCGGCACGGTCACGGCGACGGTGGCGTTCTTCGTCGGCTGGCAGGCCGCATGGGTGGCCGCCCCGCCGCCACTGGCCGCCGTGCTGGCGCTGACCGCCTTCTTGGCCGCGGGCCCAGGCTTCGTATCCGAAACCTCGCGCCGCTACCTGGCCATGCTGCTGACCACCCGCGGGCGGCTGCCCTGGCGGCTCGGACGCTTCCTCGCCTGGGCCCACGCCGCGGGCATCCTGCGCACCGCTTCGACCGCGTACCAGTTCCGCCATCATCAACTCCAGCAGTGGCTGGCACGCTGA
- a CDS encoding TIGR03086 family metal-binding protein, with the protein MTNASPDVPAAHPDLGPQTAVVARLAAGVPEDRLEDPTPCEGMAVRHLLGHLVGLTAAFRDAGRKDLGPTTGTDPSSAPRPDIGPGWREELARQLPELAQAWHDPAAWEGDTQAGGVTFPAAEAGRVALNELVLHGWDLARATGRRYEPDEEALRVSYELGLATPDGPAREGMFGPIVAVPQDAPLLDQVVGLSGRDPGWTPPGH; encoded by the coding sequence ATGACCAACGCAAGCCCCGACGTACCGGCCGCCCACCCGGACCTCGGCCCGCAGACCGCAGTCGTCGCCCGGCTCGCCGCCGGTGTCCCTGAGGACCGGCTGGAGGACCCCACGCCGTGCGAGGGCATGGCCGTACGCCACCTGCTGGGCCACCTGGTCGGCCTCACGGCCGCGTTCCGCGACGCGGGCCGCAAGGACCTCGGCCCCACCACCGGCACCGACCCGAGCTCCGCACCGCGCCCCGACATCGGCCCCGGCTGGCGCGAGGAGCTGGCGCGACAACTGCCCGAGCTCGCCCAGGCGTGGCACGACCCGGCGGCCTGGGAGGGCGACACCCAGGCCGGCGGCGTCACGTTCCCGGCCGCGGAGGCCGGCCGGGTCGCCCTCAACGAGCTGGTCCTGCACGGCTGGGACCTCGCCCGCGCCACCGGCCGACGTTACGAGCCGGACGAGGAAGCACTGCGTGTCTCGTACGAGCTCGGGCTGGCCACGCCCGACGGGCCCGCGCGAGAGGGGATGTTCGGGCCGATCGTCGCGGTGCCGCAGGACGCACCGCTGCTGGACCAGGTGGTGGGGCTCAGCGGACGCGACCCCGGCTGGACACCGCCCGGACACTGA